From a region of the Fischerella sp. JS2 genome:
- a CDS encoding substrate-binding periplasmic protein: protein MGTKRGKIQLLLLSTMLMLVLLFNLSSCTKNSASQNVANNAGTLGQIIANSKLKVGYLVFPPAITKNQSTGELAGHHVDTINEIARLNNWKIEFVETDWANFAVGLDSRRFDVSIVPTFVTVPRALSVYFTKPLFYAGNSAIARINETRFTSLESIDQPGVTVAVTQGEAGDEYAKANFKKAKITRFSGGDQSLAFQAVIAGRADIALGDAYATSQFAQANSKQVKDLFAASPYNLTPVSWAVRRGEDQLLNFLNSSLEAFDYQGRLREWEQKAGANWLHLKKIWEFTKE, encoded by the coding sequence ATGGGCACTAAAAGAGGCAAGATTCAGTTACTTTTGCTCAGTACTATGCTGATGCTAGTACTCTTATTTAATCTGTCTTCGTGTACAAAAAACTCTGCATCACAAAATGTTGCAAACAATGCAGGAACACTAGGACAAATTATTGCTAACAGTAAACTCAAGGTCGGTTATCTTGTTTTTCCACCAGCAATCACAAAGAATCAATCAACTGGTGAGTTAGCTGGCCATCATGTTGACACAATTAATGAAATTGCCCGCCTCAATAATTGGAAGATCGAATTTGTGGAAACAGACTGGGCAAACTTTGCTGTAGGGCTGGACTCTCGTCGTTTTGATGTTTCGATAGTACCGACTTTTGTTACTGTTCCCAGAGCATTATCAGTTTACTTTACAAAGCCCCTTTTCTATGCAGGAAACAGTGCGATCGCCCGTATTAATGAAACTCGCTTCACAAGCCTGGAAAGCATCGACCAACCTGGGGTTACTGTTGCAGTTACTCAAGGTGAAGCTGGTGATGAGTATGCAAAGGCAAATTTTAAGAAAGCGAAAATTACCAGATTTTCTGGAGGGGATCAATCCCTTGCATTTCAAGCAGTGATTGCTGGACGTGCTGATATTGCTCTTGGTGATGCTTATGCAACATCCCAGTTTGCACAGGCAAATTCCAAGCAAGTCAAAGATTTATTCGCTGCATCTCCCTATAACCTAACTCCAGTTTCATGGGCTGTCCGTCGAGGAGAAGATCAGCTTTTAAACTTTTTAAACAGCAGTTTGGAAGCTTTTGACTATCAAGGTCGTCTTCGTGAATGGGAACAAAAAGCAGGTGCAAACTGGCTCCATCTCAAGAAGATTTGGGAATTTACCAAAGAGTAA
- a CDS encoding transporter substrate-binding domain-containing protein: MARSKRSRSEDTSSQSIFVKVVEKYLVEAGWTKQQLMAEIKVGETQFYRWARGDNVPKKAIVSRIAVILARRLDEIRQQLPHDPFPASDEIDGILNELLEAAGYRAFVRGKGADSSWYEIAKKEAWTLGYTSVPKWSEPPNKDGAKPTGLVIEYAERIGRLLGIHTNWKYLDYDQMPLAIQERQVDGIAPFILVLPGRFFSFRFSERCSEDSFRLAALISPDHAGSATCLEDLPSKSIQLLYLEGELAEWGVAVLDSYEKKSFEDDKQAISYLLATAKQDKDIIPVFLVDSVTGHFLASENKLKIMNVETIDLETYSAFAFHPDEEKLITAVNSAIKLTPRIIKSVAEK, translated from the coding sequence GTGGCACGTTCAAAACGCAGTCGCTCCGAGGACACTTCGTCTCAATCTATATTTGTAAAGGTTGTTGAAAAATATCTTGTTGAGGCGGGCTGGACAAAGCAGCAGTTGATGGCAGAAATAAAAGTTGGGGAAACTCAATTCTACCGATGGGCCCGAGGCGATAACGTTCCGAAAAAAGCGATCGTCAGCCGTATTGCTGTGATTTTAGCGCGTCGGCTTGATGAAATTCGCCAACAGCTACCCCACGACCCCTTTCCAGCTTCTGATGAAATTGATGGGATATTGAATGAGCTTTTGGAAGCTGCTGGCTACAGAGCTTTTGTTAGAGGCAAAGGAGCGGACTCTAGTTGGTACGAAATCGCAAAAAAGGAAGCCTGGACACTTGGATATACTAGTGTTCCCAAATGGTCGGAACCTCCAAACAAAGATGGAGCTAAACCTACTGGTTTAGTCATTGAATATGCAGAGCGTATTGGGCGGTTGTTGGGAATTCATACCAATTGGAAATATCTAGACTATGATCAAATGCCTCTTGCAATTCAAGAGCGCCAGGTTGACGGCATCGCACCATTTATACTGGTTCTTCCAGGGCGTTTTTTTAGTTTTCGTTTCTCCGAGCGGTGTAGCGAAGATAGTTTTAGGCTTGCTGCGCTCATTTCTCCTGATCATGCTGGGAGTGCAACTTGCCTTGAAGACTTGCCTTCTAAATCTATCCAACTCCTTTACCTCGAAGGAGAACTTGCTGAGTGGGGGGTTGCTGTCTTAGATTCCTATGAGAAAAAGTCATTTGAAGATGACAAACAAGCAATTAGCTATTTACTAGCAACTGCAAAGCAAGATAAGGATATAATTCCTGTATTTTTGGTTGACAGTGTCACTGGTCATTTTCTGGCTAGTGAAAACAAGCTCAAGATAATGAATGTTGAAACCATAGATTTGGAAACCTATTCAGCTTTCGCCTTTCACCCTGACGAAGAGAAGTTAATAACAGCAGTAAACTCTGCTATTAAGCTGACTCCTCGAATTATCAAAAGCGTAGCAGAGAAATGA
- a CDS encoding amino acid ABC transporter permease yields MDWNLSIVWNNLLPLCFALLTTIWLSIASIALGTLIGILVGVLSITSVPFIAWIAKIFIELFLALPVLVLLVWLYYSLPSIIPGLVIEGQTCAVIGLGLSLSAFVAEIIRGGINSVPAGEIEVAYCTGMTRFQAIRYILIPQVLRRSWLPLMGQYITTYKFSTLASVIAVPEILHTANSIIAQTYRPLEIYSVVAMMFIVTIIPLNIFLRRVQRIKELGGIEKI; encoded by the coding sequence ATGGATTGGAACCTCTCTATAGTCTGGAATAATTTATTACCCCTTTGCTTTGCATTACTAACAACAATTTGGCTTAGTATTGCCAGCATTGCATTGGGAACTTTAATAGGCATATTAGTAGGGGTTCTCTCCATTACATCTGTTCCTTTCATCGCATGGATAGCCAAAATATTTATTGAGCTTTTTCTTGCACTACCAGTTCTTGTGCTGCTTGTATGGCTGTATTACAGCCTACCATCAATAATTCCTGGCTTAGTCATAGAGGGACAAACTTGTGCTGTTATAGGATTGGGATTAAGCCTCTCAGCTTTCGTGGCGGAAATCATTCGGGGAGGGATAAATTCAGTTCCTGCTGGAGAGATTGAAGTAGCTTACTGTACAGGAATGACACGTTTTCAAGCAATTCGCTATATTCTGATTCCTCAAGTTCTCCGCAGGTCTTGGTTACCTCTGATGGGACAGTACATCACAACTTATAAATTCTCTACTTTGGCATCAGTTATTGCTGTTCCTGAAATCTTACACACTGCAAATTCAATTATTGCGCAAACTTATCGCCCTCTAGAAATTTATTCTGTAGTAGCAATGATGTTTATTGTTACTATTATTCCTTTAAATATTTTTTTGAGAAGAGTACAACGGATAAAAGAATTAGGTGGAATAGAAAAAATATAA
- a CDS encoding ATP-binding cassette domain-containing protein has translation MFSLFLSIENLEKRFNHTVILDEVNFSLERGESLIIQGKSGCGKTTLLRCIALLEEIDRGRIIFDEKVVSKPGYVDRSTNRLEISMVFQQLYLWSHMTVLENVSLPLWLRNGKNRRLADEVAKDQLAQLGIDNKAYDYPNQLSGGQRQRVALARALVHSPQLLLLDEITANLDPETAHKVIGIIENIIASGTSVILVTHSIFTSTIWSYALRFDGNAWRQEKLR, from the coding sequence ATGTTCAGCTTATTTTTGAGTATTGAGAATTTAGAAAAGAGATTTAATCACACTGTCATTTTAGATGAGGTCAACTTCTCCCTTGAAAGAGGAGAGAGTTTAATCATTCAGGGAAAGAGTGGCTGTGGAAAAACAACACTTTTACGTTGCATTGCTTTGCTTGAGGAAATTGACAGAGGACGAATCATTTTCGATGAAAAGGTTGTTTCTAAGCCTGGATATGTTGATCGTAGTACTAACCGATTGGAAATCAGCATGGTATTCCAGCAGTTATATCTCTGGTCTCACATGACTGTACTGGAAAATGTTTCATTGCCTCTGTGGCTTCGTAATGGTAAAAATAGAAGACTTGCAGATGAAGTTGCCAAAGACCAGTTAGCTCAACTTGGAATTGACAACAAAGCGTATGATTACCCAAACCAATTATCAGGAGGGCAAAGACAAAGAGTTGCACTTGCCCGTGCTTTAGTACATTCTCCTCAACTTCTTCTTTTAGATGAAATCACTGCCAATTTAGATCCTGAAACCGCTCATAAGGTAATAGGAATAATCGAAAATATTATCGCATCAGGCACATCAGTAATACTGGTTACACATTCTATTTTCACTTCAACAATTTGGTCATACGCTTTGCGCTTTGACGGTAATGCATGGAGACAAGAGAAGTTGCGTTAA
- a CDS encoding iron-containing redox enzyme family protein — MIETTNKLTELVKVIIAEEEAILDQLDVELRLCKATANAEGLKQFAEVFYFIRYDFPRLNFVVGERCGTNEFLWAGLAKNLIEELGGKNGPSHNQLYRDFLSSVGTKSEELLKEPLFAQQFNANWENFCRTASLEEALCAIAVYEIFDQPDYQLFLRVMQEAGVPEYGLRFFRVHAAAEHFEMFEDVVAWLQEQEGGKEAFAKGKDFVVQTQRKMWNGLMECLEKQCLTCPV, encoded by the coding sequence ATGATTGAAACAACGAACAAATTAACTGAATTAGTCAAAGTAATTATCGCCGAAGAGGAAGCAATTCTTGATCAGCTAGATGTAGAGCTTCGGCTTTGTAAAGCAACAGCTAATGCTGAGGGATTGAAACAGTTTGCTGAAGTATTTTACTTCATCCGATATGACTTTCCTCGGCTTAACTTTGTTGTAGGTGAACGGTGTGGGACAAATGAGTTCTTATGGGCAGGACTAGCAAAAAATTTAATAGAGGAGTTGGGTGGAAAAAATGGTCCAAGTCATAATCAACTATATCGAGATTTCCTATCATCTGTAGGAACAAAAAGCGAAGAATTACTCAAAGAGCCTCTATTTGCACAACAGTTCAATGCTAACTGGGAAAATTTTTGTAGAACAGCATCTTTAGAAGAAGCTCTTTGTGCTATTGCAGTTTACGAGATTTTTGATCAACCCGACTATCAACTCTTCTTGCGGGTTATGCAAGAAGCTGGTGTACCAGAGTATGGTCTTCGTTTCTTTCGGGTTCACGCCGCCGCAGAACATTTTGAAATGTTTGAAGATGTTGTGGCTTGGTTGCAGGAGCAAGAGGGAGGTAAAGAAGCATTTGCTAAAGGAAAAGATTTTGTTGTCCAAACTCAAAGGAAAATGTGGAACGGACTAATGGAATGCTTGGAAAAGCAATGCCTAACTTGCCCTGTTTAG